A single genomic interval of Gemmatimonadales bacterium harbors:
- the rpsO gene encoding 30S ribosomal protein S15, whose protein sequence is MSFDKQAVTEKHRLHETDTGSAPLQVAMLTERINSLTEHFRTHSKDHHGRRGLLKMVGTRRRLLTYLKRNDLPTYRALLEQLGLRH, encoded by the coding sequence ATGAGCTTCGACAAGCAGGCCGTCACTGAAAAGCATCGCCTCCACGAGACGGACACCGGGTCCGCTCCCCTGCAGGTGGCCATGCTGACCGAGCGGATCAACTCGCTCACCGAACACTTCCGGACCCACTCGAAGGACCATCATGGTCGCCGAGGGCTCCTGAAGATGGTCGGCACGCGGCGCCGCCTGCTCACGTACCTGAAGCGAAACGATCTGCCGACATACCGAGCGCTCCTCGAGCAACTCGGTCTCCGCCACTAA
- a CDS encoding polyribonucleotide nucleotidyltransferase: MHRIETEFAGRTLTIETGKMAKQAAGSCLVRYGDTMVLAAVTVSKNVSTLPFFPLTVEYREKTYAAGKIPGGFLKREGRPSDKEILAARGIDRSIRPLFPEGFKNEIQVFVTVISADQENDADVLGVLAASTALSISPIPWDGPLAAVRVGQVEGNWILNPTFQQLEFSALDLFITGSADSIVMVEGGAHEISEKDVLNALKIGQKGIKELVGHAKKIIAKAAKPKMEWTKAPRDEALTKRVAELLEKPMAKAINAKDKAGRAEGVAKVKSAAIETLAAEFPDAGRTIGNEIEEVEYRVMRAQVLDKGERVDGRDPDTVRPITIETGLLPRAHGSALFTRGQTQALVAATLGTADDEQRIDNIDVPRETTKSFMLHYNFPPYCTGEVKMIRGTSRREIGHGTLAERALQPLLPRYEEFPYTMRLVSEVLESNGSSSMASVCGGSLSLMDAGVPMKSACAGVAMGLIKEGKKVAILTDILGSEDHLGDMDFKVAGTTEGITSIQMDIKIQGLDLKIMEEALDKARLGRLHILGEMAKVLDTHRPEMSPWAPRIFTLQIKPDKIGDLIGPKGKTIRGIQDATGAKISVEDSGLVTIAAVGGEAGEKAREMVTAICTEPEVGKIYEGPVKSTTAFGAFIEILPGVEGLLHISELQHARTEKTEDVVKKGDIVKVKLLEVDERGRMKLSRKALLPKE; this comes from the coding sequence GTGCATCGGATTGAAACTGAGTTCGCCGGCCGGACCCTCACGATCGAGACCGGGAAGATGGCGAAGCAGGCCGCCGGCTCCTGCCTGGTACGGTACGGCGACACGATGGTGCTGGCGGCGGTGACTGTCTCCAAGAACGTCTCCACCCTCCCGTTCTTCCCCCTGACGGTCGAGTATCGCGAGAAGACCTACGCCGCGGGCAAGATCCCCGGCGGGTTCCTGAAGCGCGAAGGCCGTCCGTCGGACAAGGAAATCCTTGCCGCGCGCGGCATCGACCGGTCCATCCGGCCGCTCTTCCCCGAGGGGTTCAAGAACGAGATCCAGGTGTTCGTCACGGTCATCTCGGCCGACCAGGAGAACGACGCGGACGTGCTCGGTGTCCTGGCCGCCTCGACCGCGCTGAGCATCTCGCCGATTCCGTGGGACGGCCCGCTGGCCGCGGTGCGCGTCGGCCAGGTCGAGGGCAACTGGATCCTCAATCCGACCTTCCAGCAGCTGGAATTCTCCGCGCTCGACCTTTTCATCACCGGCTCTGCCGACTCGATCGTGATGGTCGAGGGTGGCGCGCACGAGATTTCCGAGAAGGATGTCCTCAACGCCCTGAAGATCGGGCAGAAGGGGATCAAGGAGCTGGTGGGCCACGCGAAGAAGATCATCGCCAAGGCCGCCAAGCCGAAGATGGAGTGGACCAAGGCCCCGCGCGACGAGGCCCTCACGAAGCGTGTGGCGGAGCTGCTCGAAAAGCCGATGGCCAAGGCCATCAACGCGAAGGACAAGGCGGGCCGCGCCGAGGGCGTCGCCAAGGTCAAGTCCGCCGCGATCGAGACGCTCGCGGCCGAGTTTCCCGACGCCGGCCGGACCATCGGCAACGAGATCGAGGAAGTCGAATACCGCGTCATGCGCGCACAGGTGCTCGACAAGGGTGAGCGGGTGGACGGGCGCGACCCCGACACCGTTCGTCCGATCACGATCGAGACCGGCCTGTTGCCCCGGGCGCATGGCTCGGCGCTGTTCACCCGCGGCCAGACCCAGGCGCTGGTGGCGGCCACCCTCGGCACCGCCGACGACGAGCAGCGCATCGACAACATCGACGTGCCGCGCGAGACGACCAAGTCGTTCATGCTGCACTACAACTTCCCGCCGTACTGCACCGGCGAAGTGAAGATGATCCGCGGCACCAGCCGCCGCGAAATCGGGCACGGCACGCTCGCCGAGCGGGCGCTGCAGCCGCTGCTGCCGCGGTACGAGGAGTTCCCCTACACGATGCGCCTCGTCTCGGAAGTCCTCGAGTCGAACGGCTCGTCCTCGATGGCCTCGGTGTGCGGCGGCTCGCTGTCGCTCATGGATGCCGGCGTGCCGATGAAGAGCGCCTGCGCCGGCGTGGCGATGGGCCTGATCAAGGAAGGGAAGAAGGTCGCCATCCTCACCGACATTCTCGGTTCGGAAGACCACCTCGGCGACATGGACTTCAAGGTGGCCGGCACGACCGAGGGCATCACCTCGATCCAGATGGACATCAAGATCCAGGGCCTCGACCTGAAGATCATGGAAGAAGCGCTCGACAAGGCACGCCTTGGCCGCCTCCACATTCTCGGCGAAATGGCGAAGGTGCTCGACACCCACCGGCCCGAGATGTCGCCGTGGGCGCCCCGGATCTTCACGCTGCAGATCAAGCCCGACAAGATCGGCGACCTCATCGGTCCGAAGGGCAAGACCATCCGTGGCATCCAGGACGCCACCGGCGCCAAGATCAGCGTCGAGGACTCCGGCCTCGTCACCATCGCCGCCGTCGGCGGTGAGGCGGGCGAGAAGGCCCGCGAGATGGTCACGGCCATCTGCACCGAGCCCGAGGTCGGCAAGATCTATGAAGGCCCCGTCAAGAGCACCACGGCGTTCGGCGCCTTCATCGAGATCCTTCCCGGCGTCGAGGGGCTGCTGCACATCAGCGAGCTCCAGCACGCCCGCACCGAGAAGACCGAAGACGTTGTCAAGAAGGGCGACATCGTGAAGGTCAAGCTCCTCGAGGTGGATGAGCGCGGCCGGATGAAGCTGTCCCGGAAGGCGCTCCTGCCGAAGGAGTAG